The Bacteroidales bacterium genome segment GCCGTGTTGGTATAGCAATGTAGGCTATAGCGGGCTTGAATGTTTTCAACGTAAGGGCTGTGTTTTCCAGTTCACCGGAAGAATCATTGATGCCTTTGACCAGCATGGTTTCACTCACCAGTTTACCCGTAAACATTTGTGAGAAAGATCGAATCCCCTCCATAATTTCATGAAAATTTAATTTCCTGTGGGGAAGATTGATTTTCCTCCAGGTTTCAATATGAAAAGAATCGGCTTTAACCGAAACATAATCGGCCAGCAATAACTCCTGCTGAACATCGGGCAAATGAAGTAACGAGGAATTTGTAATGACCGCCACAGGAATACCAAACGTTTTTAGCTGCGTGATCAGTTCCCCCAGATGAATGTCCAGCGTGGGCTCTCCGTCGGGGACAATAGTTAGATAATCCGGGTACTGATCCTTGTCCGACAGTTTGGATAACACCATTCTGACTTCTTCAACCAGTTCCTCCGGTCTGTAAAATTCCTGCCTGTTTACCTGCATCTTAATGGCTTTCCCCACCTGGCAGTAAATACATTGATAGGTGCAAATCTTGGGAGGGATATTGTTTACACCGAGGCTTCTGCCCAATCTGCGTGAAGGTACAGGGCCAAATACTCTTCTTTCCATTTTATTCTTCTTTTTTGATAATTTTATTCATGGCATTATCCCCCAATGAAGCCAAAGCCTCATACCTTATGATTTTGGGGACCTTCCTTTTATGCCCAATCAAAAATTCGCATCCCAAAAGAATGACTACAACTTTGAAGATCGCATAAATAAACGTAAAGAGTGTACGATCTATTTGCAACCTTTCTTTCCAAAGGATGAGAAAAGAACATACTACTACCCGGTGAATCACTCACCATGGATATGCTTCTTTTTTTTAAGCAGCTCCTCACGGCTCTCTGAGTAGGCCGGATTCGGAACAATTGCATCCACCGGACAGACGGAAACACATTGGGGTTCATCGTAAAATCCGACGCACTCAGTGCATAAAGCAGGATTGATTTCATAAATATCACTGCCCATAGAGATCGCCTGATTTGGGCATTCATCCACGCACATGCCACAAACCGCACATTCGCTAGTAATCATTAACGCCATGA includes the following:
- a CDS encoding radical SAM protein gives rise to the protein MERRVFGPVPSRRLGRSLGVNNIPPKICTYQCIYCQVGKAIKMQVNRQEFYRPEELVEEVRMVLSKLSDKDQYPDYLTIVPDGEPTLDIHLGELITQLKTFGIPVAVITNSSLLHLPDVQQELLLADYVSVKADSFHIETWRKINLPHRKLNFHEIMEGIRSFSQMFTGKLVSETMLVKGINDSSGELENTALTLKTFKPAIAYIAIPTRPPAYSEVVPADEITVNEAYFIFKMHLDHVELLTGYEGNAFSSTGNFREDILSITSVHPMREDAVLELLQKTKNHKNELETLIEEQLIKRLIFNEHTYYLRKFNR
- a CDS encoding YfhL family 4Fe-4S dicluster ferredoxin, with amino-acid sequence MALMITSECAVCGMCVDECPNQAISMGSDIYEINPALCTECVGFYDEPQCVSVCPVDAIVPNPAYSESREELLKKKKHIHGE